The Nostoc sp. 'Lobaria pulmonaria (5183) cyanobiont' genome window below encodes:
- a CDS encoding nucleotidyltransferase family protein, whose amino-acid sequence MTTIDNEKSTIAIMILAAGASTRMGTPKQLLLYQGRSLLQYITEMAIASVCQPVVVVLGANAEQIHPQIEQLPVRVVKNLDWACGMSASIKSGIEFLNNFPQKIEAVVITLCDQPFVTHQLINQLIDAYYSTKKPIIACEYGDTLGVPALFNQTFFSELATLKETSGAKRVINNNLNEVFSIPFPLGNIDIDTPKDYEQLLSSNRGVSGLS is encoded by the coding sequence ATGACTACTATAGACAATGAAAAATCAACCATAGCGATTATGATTCTTGCTGCTGGTGCATCTACACGGATGGGTACACCTAAACAACTATTGCTTTACCAAGGACGTAGTTTGTTACAATACATTACAGAAATGGCGATCGCTTCAGTTTGTCAACCTGTGGTAGTAGTACTAGGAGCCAACGCAGAACAGATTCATCCCCAAATCGAGCAACTTCCCGTTAGAGTAGTTAAAAACTTGGATTGGGCTTGTGGAATGAGTGCTTCAATCAAGAGTGGGATTGAATTTTTAAATAATTTTCCGCAAAAAATAGAAGCAGTAGTTATTACACTTTGCGACCAGCCATTTGTTACTCACCAACTTATTAATCAACTTATTGATGCATATTATTCTACAAAAAAACCGATTATTGCTTGTGAATATGGAGATACACTAGGTGTACCTGCTTTATTTAATCAGACATTTTTTTCAGAGCTTGCTACTTTAAAAGAAACTTCAGGAGCAAAAAGGGTTATTAATAATAACCTAAATGAAGTTTTTTCTATTCCATTTCCACTAGGAAATATCGATATTGATACACCAAAGGATTACGAACAATTGCTATCAAGTAATAGAGGAGTTTCTGGCTTATCTTGA
- a CDS encoding colicin V family bacteriocin: MTNDERQITPQQQPQIQSQQNESEGIQSHPLATGLGTVGGGVAGTALGRSIGGKVGAAIGGIAGAITGGIAANKLVEYAEELIEEIQPTSGLGLGADRKPIELPSHYSWEELQALSKPSAIYKA; the protein is encoded by the coding sequence ATGACAAATGATGAACGGCAAATTACACCACAACAGCAACCACAGATTCAATCTCAACAGAACGAGTCAGAAGGTATACAATCCCATCCTTTGGCTACAGGTCTAGGTACTGTGGGAGGTGGCGTTGCAGGAACGGCGTTAGGTCGCTCCATTGGTGGTAAAGTGGGTGCTGCAATTGGTGGGATTGCCGGGGCAATTACTGGTGGCATTGCAGCCAATAAGCTGGTAGAGTATGCTGAAGAATTAATTGAAGAAATCCAGCCGACAAGTGGATTAGGATTAGGAGCCGATCGCAAACCAATTGAACTACCCTCTCATTATTCTTGGGAAGAATTACAAGCTTTATCAAAACCTTCAGCAATTTACAAGGCTTAG